The proteins below come from a single Macrobrachium nipponense isolate FS-2020 chromosome 17, ASM1510439v2, whole genome shotgun sequence genomic window:
- the LOC135196259 gene encoding uncharacterized protein LOC135196259, giving the protein MVGNVLELLSGEGWQERLAELNREDLEIVAQHFELEYEVSIRKGVLLLQIYEYVKTVKAGGEQEVKPDKGLLSVEILDRQIALRQMEFEIEKFKAEEREKERQHEIAMRDTGSSSSPPPFPNRSVTPAINLAQALKFVPKFEENNVAEFFVSFERIAARLEWLQEYWTTLIQSKLVGRAQRVYVTLEEDLSSDYESVKAIVLKAYELVPEAYRQRFRNLEKIVLVTWRRSFVIRGMEVYAWRFLPQCVSEPPTLKGTTIAVETILTPRPIAELRLEAV; this is encoded by the exons ATGGTTGGTAATGTATTAGAACTCCTTagcggagaggggtggcaagagaggcttgcagagttgaatagggaagacttggaaattgtagcgcagcattttgaattggaatatgaagtgtccataagaaagggtgtattgctattgcaaatttatgaatatgttaaaactgtaaaggcaggtggggaacaagaagtgaaacctgataaaggactgttgtcggtagaaattttggataggcaaattgctctgaggcagatggagtttgaaatagaaaagtttaaggcagaggaaagagaaaaagagaggcagCATGAGATTGCTATGAGAGACACAGGTTCctcatcttcccctccccctttcccaaaTAGGTCAGTAACGCCTGCTATTAATTTAGCGCAGGCTCTCAAATTTGTGCCTAAATTTGAGGAAAACAATGTAGCAGAGTTTTTTGTATCGTTTGAGAGGATTGCAGCAAGGTTGGAGTGGCTCCAAGAGTATTGGACCACTCTTATACAAAGTAAATTGGTTGGAAGAGCTCAGAGGGTGTATGTAACTCTGGAGGAGGATCTGTCATCAGATTATGAGAGTGTGAAGGCTATTGTCTTGAAGGCCTATGAGTTAGTCCCTGAAGCCTATAGGCAACGCTTCAGGAACTTAGAAAAGA ttgtgttggttacgtggcggcgatccttcgttatccgagggatggaggtttacgcttggaggtttttgcctcagtgtgtttctgagcctccaaccttgaagggcacgactaTTGCAGTTGAAACTATATTGACTCCTCGCCCTATTGCAGAGCTACGTCTTGAAGCTGTATAG